A genomic window from Silene latifolia isolate original U9 population chromosome Y, ASM4854445v1, whole genome shotgun sequence includes:
- the LOC141628499 gene encoding uncharacterized protein LOC141628499 has translation MEMKTERDGQGGMDDDICVAVLASCKGQALADFLANHPVAVKWELHDDLLGAKIFYVDVLPPWQMYFDGAERRDGAGTGVVILSLEGYVFPCSFVLIELCSKNVSEYEALNLGLQIAIEIGIKDLDIYGDSLLVVNQVLDEFEVKKDNLIPYHQYAVQLLNKLDCVHIGHVSRSAIKLADALANLATTLALEVEEVTTIPVCNRWVVPPPEGGEIA, from the exons atggagatgaagacagagagagacgGTCAAGGAGGAATGGATGATGATATTtgtgtagcagtattagcttct tgcaaaGGGCAAGCTTTAGCAGACTTCCTTGCTAATCACCCAGTCGCCGTGAAATGGGAACTTCACGATGATCTTCTAGGTGCGAAGATATTCTACGTAGATGTGCTTCCACCATGGCAAATGTACTTTGATGGTGCAGAAAGACGTGATGGAGCCGGAACTGGTGTTGTAATCTTGTCTCTCGAAGGTTATGTGTTCCCTTGCTCCTTTGTGCTCATTGAACTATGCTCAAAAAATGTGTCCGAGTATGAAGCTCTAAACTTAGGCCTTCAAATAGCGATTGAAATAGGGATCAAGGATTTGGACATCTATGGTGATTCCTTATTGGTGGTGAACCAAGTCCTTGATGAATTCGAAGTGAAGAAGGATAATCTCATTCCCTACCATCAATATGCAGTCCAGTTACTTAACAAGTTGGATTGTGTTCATATCGGACATGTGTCAAGGAGTGCCATTAAGTTGGCTGATGCGCTTGCTAATCTTGCAACCACTTTGGCACTAGAGGTAGAGGAAGTCACGACAATTCCAGTTTGCAACCGTTGGGTAGTACCGCCGCCAGAAGGAGGAGAAATTGCATAG